The DNA window atgaaGACGAACTTTTGGAATAttctataatttattaaaatcttcaaaaaatataCTGCTATAATTGTAATTAGTGTCTTCTAGTACTTCTCCGAcagattttctatattgtgtGCCTTAAAATATGACATTTCTCGTTATAAATGCGGTATAACTGCAGAGCGCAAATTCGAAGGGAAACCCCGTGATAAAAGAAACGGTAAACAAACGCGAAAAGAAGATGCTCATCAGATCGACACAGAACATAAACAACTTAAACATgtgcaattataaaaaaaaattacttaaaatttacaatgaaataattattaaacatatGAATCAATAAATAATTGACTAATCAATTGTTACTTGCATCCACTGGTAAATATTTTAATGCACATACAGGTCGAAAACATATCAACAATCACACTGCAAAGTGGATTTGGAATTTCGGCAGCACCTTTATTTACATGCATACATGTACGCTCCCAGCAACCAATGTACGAGAGTATTCTCCCCTGAACCCTGTTCCCCAAAGAGAAGTGTCAGTAAAGATTTGTTGATTTTGTAAGCTTGCCTTACACTATTACACTATTAAAATGACAAAGCATGGAACATGTGGTAGTGCATTTCAGTTTCACATTTACTTCTGAATAATTGAGTCTCCCTTGACTCTCCAAATACCATTAACCCTACTTCCCCAAATGTTCGTATAAAAATACCTGAAAGGTAAATCTAATATAGGAGCTTTGTCTGTTTCAATAATCTTCTTTGTAACGGGTATACATGATGGTCTGTGTCTTGAATATGGTGTCTGAAATACAAGAAGGAACATATGAAAACGAATAGTAAACCCGCAAAAAATCCTCCTGGCTTCCCCCtcaagaatatcaaatggttgtCCCCTTAGATGATTTAAAACAACATCCATGagcaatttgatattaaaatcacaaatgtaTGGGTTAAAACGAGATAAATTTCAAAAGGGCCACGAATGTCAATCAGTTGAAGAAAACTGataaaaccatcataaaaacataGGTCTACagaacatttataatttatacagagAACTAATGATTAAGCAAACTGCGCTGCCACACAGTAGGCGCGGCAGTCTTTGTTTCAATACCAAACACAACAAATTGATAAAGTGCTTATTTTATTTGTGGTAGTGGTGCTTAGtgacaaagaaaacaaacatcatTCACTTCATAATTACATACCTTACGTCAACATTATGTGATTTGATATTGACATATAGTTATACATAACAGTATGGTTGTGGtatattgccaatgagacaactatcaaccaaaGTTGATAGAAGTGGATGttagcaactataggtaaccacgaccttcaataatgaaaaaatccCATACAGTATAGTCGGTTATCAAAAGCctcgacatgaaaaatatgtaacaatttaattgagaaaactaacggcctaatttataacaaaacaatttacgaaaaccAAGAATGACAGACCTGAACGTACGACAACAAATGAACTACGGGTTCCTGAcgtgggacaggcacataaagcatgtggcggggttaaacatgtttgtgagcgctcGACTCTGTCCTAACCTGGGAAAGTGTGGTTACATCAGAACATACATGTAggaacaaactttaaaaatcagttgaaaagggctgAACTAGTTGTCAAGTTATTTTGTtaagttaaaagttttgttaaagatttttatctttatttctgaATACAACAGTTTCCACTTGAATTTATGCAAGCAACATGCAGCCAAACAATCAATATAATAACGCTTCTAAATACAGTCACCTTGCTTCTCATGGTCAGGTATGGATTGTATGCCTGATAAGAAAATAACTAGAAGCAAAACTACTAGAAAAGACCTCATATCTTAAGTTTAATAGATTATTCGACAACTTACAACTTCAAAGATATCAATGCTAAAAATAACTttagaaataatccacaatttATTCTTATGGATTCCTTTATAACATCAcacatatgttttatttcaaactaCAAAAGAATGTTTTGAATTGAACCCTATGAATGCGacgtttttagaaaaaaactattatattGTACATGGTATCATTTAGTGACGGATCAAAATCTTTCAAACAGCGGGTCCGGACCGCCCACGAGAAAATGCAAAAGTACAAATGATCGGTCAAACTCCCATGTCATGGATCCTCCAAGAGTCACGGAGGTCACACATTTTGTTGACCAGAGCAACAGATCATTGACTGTTGACTGATTCTGATCAGTTGACCACCTCATACGTCGGTCAAATGATTAAAGTTGTGTGGGATTTATCTGTCGTCCTAAATATGGTTCAAGGCTATGATCTTTGAGTTAGGAAGATAATAAGTTTCTGACACCTTTTCGAATatgtttttcaaagatttttcttaattttcctTTGTTAATATTCTATTAAGGGAATGCTTTTGTTTGTCTTCTTCTTAACTTCAGACTAAAACGAAATATCTTTTGGCAACGTCCAGATGTAGCAGCAATTGTTAAATGTCGTATTCATTCTCCAACTTTTTTTGATATTTGCCACATTAAATGAATTACATTAACTTATGGATAAAGTACTTTTCTGGAAATCAGACATGTTTGTAAATAGATTATCAGAAAAAAGGCAATTCAAGCACTTTCAAAACTTCCTCCCATTAAACCAAAGTTAATACTCATATCTgacatttaattaaattaaataacatttaACGGACAATAATTGTAACTTAATGAAACGCACCAAAGAGGCTTCGGTCTAAGATCATCAACAGATCGGCATCGTCACAATTTTTTGGGATACAtgtttcgttattatcaactaCAAACTGTTTTTGCTGCCGTCTTTGCAAGATATAATAgtagatttgttttgttaattttattaaagttcTGTTGTATAccatttatttgtgtttacacAATGTTGTCTCCTAGATTCCAATTATTGTCATGATATCCCTATGTTTGTTTGGATTGCTTACACGATTTTGTCAATAGGAcggaactataaaaaaaaactggcaTGCAAGAAAGAGTTTAAGCTGACTATAAACACTAGATACCAGGAGTGTAATTTGGTTACGCCAGATATGCGTCTCGTGCAAAGTAGACTTATTAGTAGCGTTCGACTCAACAGTTTAAAATCGATTCAAATACGAAGTTAATGAGCATTTTAAAACGACTAAGGTTATAGATTCCTTGTTTCGAGTGATTCAACATTTTATAAAGTTacaataaatgtacaaaaaccAGGGTTGACCGACCTTTTTTTGAAAACGCCTGCaacaattcaggaatatgacagttgttttccagtTACTAGTCGGTTTGGCaggttttaaaaatagaataatccTGTTTTTAATTTACGTTAGAAGTCGGAATTATTGTTCATACATTGTTTGCTATGTCACAAAGTAACTTTTGTCTTTCgcttttatgtttgtttttgtgttttgtaccAAACTGTTAAGTTTATCTATTTCCAACTGTTGTACagtttgtgtttgtgtttttttaaacgtCTGCTCTAGGCTAGTTTGAGGGTTTAGCGCTgtcaaacatgttaaaaccGGACGAAATTAATGTCCCAGTTCAATAATAGAAACCTGTAAATCGGTGGTTGGCGTTGGGTGCTGTCTGTCATATCTGTTTTCGTTAATCTTTTTATCATTAATCATGCCAATGGCTTTCTCGTTTGcatagttttgcatttgtccATATGAGGCTATATAATGGTTACTATACAGTATTTGTtctcctcattgttgaaggaagTTCGGAAATCTatagtttttcacatttatttacTAGAAATAATAGTACTTATGAACTTGAAATGAACATCCAAACAGTCCAAGGGTAGCTTCTTTGAATTCATGCGCCGATTCAACAGTTACATCCTATGTAAAATGTATTTCCACTAATTATGATGCATATCTTCACatcaaaataaggagatgtggtatatgattgccattgagacaaccaTCCATAAACGTTCATATTAAGTTCAGTGGATGTAAGCAGTTAAAGGCTCCGTACggctttaacaatgagaaaaacccataccgcatagtctgcTTTAAAGGGccccgacatgaaaaatatgaaacaattcaattatttataacaaaacaattttatgaaaaacatatatgacagacatgaaccatcGACAACCATAGACCtacaggctccagacttgggacagacac is part of the Mytilus trossulus isolate FHL-02 chromosome 13, PNRI_Mtr1.1.1.hap1, whole genome shotgun sequence genome and encodes:
- the LOC134694190 gene encoding rutC family protein in vnfA 5'region-like, producing MRWSTDQNQSTVNDLLLWSTKCVTSVTLGGSMTWEFDRSFTPYSRHRPSCIPVTKKIIETDKAPILDLPFSQAVLAGNTLYLAGQIGRDPVTLQLVPGGIIPETIQIFRNIGAVLEAAGGNFKDETVRP